A stretch of the Acanthochromis polyacanthus isolate Apoly-LR-REF ecotype Palm Island chromosome 22, KAUST_Apoly_ChrSc, whole genome shotgun sequence genome encodes the following:
- the LOC127531868 gene encoding gastrula zinc finger protein XlCGF26.1-like isoform X1, which translates to MDSSQKKCKHSNGVRCGTSEEDKDGSATTAKRDESLSCEQCGKTFITATKLRIHKRIHTVDKPFSCDQCGKAFTKKSHLKSHQLIHSGVKPFSCDQCGKAFTQKINLTSHQLIHSGVKPFSCDQCGKAFTQKSILTSHQLVHSGVKLFGCDQCGKTFTHKTTLRSHQLIHSGVKPFSCAQCGKAFTHKSQLKSHQLIHSGVKPFSCAQCGKAFTQKSQLKSHQLIHSGVKPFSCAQCGKAFTHKSQLKRHQLIHSGVKPFSCDQCGKAFTHKSHLKSHQLIHSGVKPFSCAQCGKAFTQKSQLKSHQLIHSGVKPFSCDQCGKAFTDKSHLANHQLMHSGVKLFSCDQCGKAFTHKSTLRRHQLMHSGVKPFGCDQCGKAFSQKGHLKSHQLMHSGVKPFNCDQCVKTFTQHEQLLIHQCPHSGRKRYHCDSCEKTFNSQQSLKCHQRIHTGHDVYVCDHCGEPFVQYSQLKAHEVTHTGVKPYLCDQCGKRYSYIANLKVHQRVHTGERPYRCDECKKTFTSLGSLKQHQQIHTRKKAFNQCHSEQNGTDGQKSQTCQHSANGEQCCFDQSGPTSNQQGTRQRHQRMHTGHRLNPCQEDFSMQGSVKVHEVLHKLKVLEIRLHRIQV; encoded by the exons aaa aaatgtaaacacagcaatggagtgagatgtgggacctctgaggaggataaggatggttcagcaacaacggcaaaaagagatgaatcactgagttgtgagcaatgtggcaagacttttatcacagcaacaaagctaagaattcacaaacgtattcacactgtggacaaaccattcagctgtgatcagtgtggaaaggcttttactaagaagagtcacttaaaaagccatcaactcattcacagtggagttaaaccattcagctgtgatcagtgtggaaaggcttttactcagaagattaatctaacaagtcatcaactcattcacagtggagttaaaccattcagctgtgatcagtgtggaaaggcttttactcagaagagtattctaacaagtcatcaactcgttcacagtggagtgaaattgttcggctgtgatcagtgtggaaagacttttactcacaagacTACGTTaagaagtcatcaactcattcacagtggagttaaaccattcagctgtgctcagtgtggaaaggcttttactcacaagagtcagttaaaaagccatcaactcattcacagtggagttaaaccattcagctgtgctcagtgtggaaaggcttttactcagaagagtcagttaaaaagccatcaactcattcacagtggagttaaaccattcagctgtgctcagtgtggaaaggcttttactcacaagagtcagttaaaaagacatcaactcattcacagtggagttaaaccattcagctgcgatcagtgtggaaaggcttttactcacaagagtcacttaaaaagccatcaactcattcacagtggagttaaaccattcagctgtgctcagtgtggaaaggcttttactcagaagagtcagttaaaaagccatcaacttattcacagtggagttaaaccattcagctgtgatcagtgtggtaAGGCTTTTACTGACAAGAGTCATCTAGCAAAtcatcaactcatgcacagtggagtgaaattgttcagctgtgatcagtgtggaaaggcttttactcacaagagtacgTTAAGACgtcatcaactcatgcacagtggagttaaaccgttcggctgtgatcagtgtggaaaggctttttctCAGAAgggtcacttaaaaagccatcaactcatgcacagtggagttaaaccattcaactgtgatcagtgtgtgaaaacctttactcaacatgaacagttgttgatccatcaatgcccccattctggtagaaagcggtaccactgtgactcctgtgaaaaaactttcaactcccaacagagcttaaaatgtcaccaacgcatccacactggacatgatgtgtacgtatgtgatcactgtggtgaACCATTTGTACagtactcacagttaaaagctcatgaagtgacccacactggggttaaaccatacctttgtgatcagtgtgggaaacgctacagctacattgcaaacctcaaagttcaccaacgtgtccacactggggagagaccatacagatgtgatgagtgtaagaagacttttacatctttgggttccctgaaacaacaccagcagatccacaccagaaagaaagcattcaatcagtgtcacagtgag cagaacggaacagatggacaaaagtctcagacttgtcagcactctgccaatggtgaacagtgctgctttgaccagtctggaccaacgtccaaccaacaaggaacccgacaacgacaccagcgtatgcacactggacacagactgaacccctgccaagaagatttctccatgcagggttcagtaaaagttcatgaagtcctccacaaacttaaagtccttgagatccggcttcacagaattcaggtctaa
- the LOC127531871 gene encoding zinc finger protein OZF-like has product MDSSQKKCKHSNGVKCRTSEEDKDGSATTAKRDESLSCEQCGKTFITATKLRIHKRIHTVDKPFSCDQCGKAFTKKSNLKRHQLIHSGVKPFSCDQCGKAFTQKSILTSHQLVHSGVKLYGCDQCGKTFTHKSHLKRHQLMHSGVKPFSCNQCGKAFTHKSTLRCHQLMHSGVKPFGCDQCGKAFTQKGHLKSHRLMHSGVKPFSCDQCGKAFTYKSHLKSHQHIHSGVKLFSCNQCGKAFTRKSHLKSHQLIHSGVKPFNCDQCGKAFSHKIMLKSHQLIHSGVKPFNCDQCVKTFTQHEQLLIHQCPHSGRKRYHCDSCEKTFKHQQSLKCHQRIHTGHDVYRCDHCGEPFVLYSQLKAHEVTHTGVKPYLCDQCGKRYSYIANLKVHQRVHTGETPYRCDECKKTFTTLGSLKQHQQIHTRKKAFNQCHSEQNGTDGQNSQTCQHSANGEQCCFDQSGPTSNQQGTLQRHQHMHTGHRLNPCQEDFSMQGSVKVHEVLHKLKVLEIRLHRIQV; this is encoded by the exons atggattcttcacaaaaa aaatgtaaacacagcaatggagtgaaatgtcggacctctgaggaggataaggatggttcagcaacaacggcaaaaagagatgaatcactgagttgtgagcaatgtggcaagacttttatcacagcaacaaagctaagaattcacaaacgtattcacactgtggacaaaccattcagctgtgatcagtgtggaaaggcttttacgaAGAAGAGTaacttaaaaagacatcaactcattcacagtggagttaaaccattcagctgtgatcagtgtggaaaggcttttactcagaagagtattctaacaagtcatcaactcgttcacagtggagtgaaattgtacggctgtgatcagtgtggaaagactTTCACTCacaagagtcacttaaaaagacatcaactaatgcacagtggagttaaaccattcagctgtaatcagtgtggaaaggcttttactcacaagagtacgTTAAGATgtcatcaactcatgcacagtggagttaaaccattcggctgtgatcagtgtggaaaggcttttactcagaagggtcacttaaaaagccatcgactaatgcacagtggagttaaaccattcagctgtgatcagtgtggaaaggcttttacttacaagagtcacttaaaaagccatcaacacattcacagtggagtgaaattgttcagctgtaatcagtgtggaaaggcttttactcggaagagtcatttaaaaagccatcaactcattcacagtggagttaaaccattcaactgtgatcagtgtggaaaggctttttctCATAAGATTatgttaaaaagccatcaactcattcacagtggagtgaaaccattcaactgtgatcagtgtgtgaaaacctttactcaacatgaacagttgttgatccatcaatgcccccattctggtagaaagcggtaccactgtgactcctgtgaaaaaactttcaagcaccaacagagcttaaaatgtcaccaacgcatccacactggacatgatgtgtaccgatgtgatcactgtggtgaaccatttgtattgtactcacagttaaaagctcatgaagtgacccacactggggttaaaccatacctttgtgatcagtgtgggaaacgctacagctacattgcaaacctcaaagttcaccaacgtgtccacactggggagacaccatacagatgtgacgagtgtaagaagacttttacaactttgggttccctgaaacaacaccagcagatccacaccagaaagaaagcattcaatcagtgtcacagtgag cagaacggaacagatggacaaaactctcagacttgtcagcactctgccaatggtgaacaatgctgctttgaccagtctggaccaacgtccaaccaacaaggaaccctacaacgacaccagcatatgcacactggacacagactgaacccctgccaagaagatttctccatgcagggttcagtaaaagttcatgaagtcctccacaaacttaaagtccttgagatccggcttcacagaattcaggtctaa
- the LOC127531868 gene encoding gastrula zinc finger protein XlCGF26.1-like isoform X2 gives MDSSQKKCKHSNGVRCGTSEEDKDGSATTAKRDESLSCEQCGKTFITATKLRIHKRIHTVDKPFSCDQCGKAFTKKSHLKSHQLIHSGVKPFSCDQCGKAFTQKINLTSHQLIHSGVKPFSCDQCGKAFTQKSILTSHQLVHSGVKLFGCDQCGKTFTHKTTLRSHQLIHSGVKPFSCAQCGKAFTHKSQLKSHQLIHSGVKPFSCAQCGKAFTQKSQLKSHQLIHSGVKPFSCAQCGKAFTHKSQLKRHQLIHSGVKPFSCDQCGKAFTHKSHLKSHQLIHSGVKPFSCAQCGKAFTQKSQLKSHQLIHSGVKPFSCDQCGKAFTDKSHLANHQLMHSGVKLFSCDQCGKAFTHKSTLRRHQLMHSGVKPFGCDQCGKAFSQKGHLKSHQLMHSGVKPFNCDQCVKTFTQHEQLLIHQCPHSGRKRYHCDSCEKTFNSQQSLKCHQRIHTGHDVYVCDHCGEPFVQYSQLKAHEVTHTGVKPYLCDQCGKRYSYIANLKVHQRVHTGERPYRCDECKKTFTSLGSLKQHQQIHTRKKAFNQCHSENGTDGQNSDLSALCQW, from the exons aaa aaatgtaaacacagcaatggagtgagatgtgggacctctgaggaggataaggatggttcagcaacaacggcaaaaagagatgaatcactgagttgtgagcaatgtggcaagacttttatcacagcaacaaagctaagaattcacaaacgtattcacactgtggacaaaccattcagctgtgatcagtgtggaaaggcttttactaagaagagtcacttaaaaagccatcaactcattcacagtggagttaaaccattcagctgtgatcagtgtggaaaggcttttactcagaagattaatctaacaagtcatcaactcattcacagtggagttaaaccattcagctgtgatcagtgtggaaaggcttttactcagaagagtattctaacaagtcatcaactcgttcacagtggagtgaaattgttcggctgtgatcagtgtggaaagacttttactcacaagacTACGTTaagaagtcatcaactcattcacagtggagttaaaccattcagctgtgctcagtgtggaaaggcttttactcacaagagtcagttaaaaagccatcaactcattcacagtggagttaaaccattcagctgtgctcagtgtggaaaggcttttactcagaagagtcagttaaaaagccatcaactcattcacagtggagttaaaccattcagctgtgctcagtgtggaaaggcttttactcacaagagtcagttaaaaagacatcaactcattcacagtggagttaaaccattcagctgcgatcagtgtggaaaggcttttactcacaagagtcacttaaaaagccatcaactcattcacagtggagttaaaccattcagctgtgctcagtgtggaaaggcttttactcagaagagtcagttaaaaagccatcaacttattcacagtggagttaaaccattcagctgtgatcagtgtggtaAGGCTTTTACTGACAAGAGTCATCTAGCAAAtcatcaactcatgcacagtggagtgaaattgttcagctgtgatcagtgtggaaaggcttttactcacaagagtacgTTAAGACgtcatcaactcatgcacagtggagttaaaccgttcggctgtgatcagtgtggaaaggctttttctCAGAAgggtcacttaaaaagccatcaactcatgcacagtggagttaaaccattcaactgtgatcagtgtgtgaaaacctttactcaacatgaacagttgttgatccatcaatgcccccattctggtagaaagcggtaccactgtgactcctgtgaaaaaactttcaactcccaacagagcttaaaatgtcaccaacgcatccacactggacatgatgtgtacgtatgtgatcactgtggtgaACCATTTGTACagtactcacagttaaaagctcatgaagtgacccacactggggttaaaccatacctttgtgatcagtgtgggaaacgctacagctacattgcaaacctcaaagttcaccaacgtgtccacactggggagagaccatacagatgtgatgagtgtaagaagacttttacatctttgggttccctgaaacaacaccagcagatccacaccagaaagaaagcattcaatcagtgtcacagtgag